The following coding sequences are from one Canis lupus baileyi chromosome 23, mCanLup2.hap1, whole genome shotgun sequence window:
- the RAB6A gene encoding ras-related protein Rab-6A isoform X4, with protein sequence MYDSFDNTYQATIGIDFLSKTMYLEDRTVRLQLWDTAGQERFRSLIPSYIRDSTVAVVVYDITNVNSFQQTTKWIDDVRTERGSDVIIMLVGNKTDLADKRQVSIEEGERKAKELNVMFIETSAKAGYNVKQLFRRVAAALPGMESTQDRSREDMIDIKLEKPQEQPVSEGGCSC encoded by the exons gCAACAATTGGTATTGACTTTCTATCAAAAACAATGTACTTGGAGGATCGAACA GTACGATTGCAATTATGGGACACAGCAGGTCAAGAGCGGTTCAGGAGCTTGATTCCTAGCTACATTCGTGACTCCACTGTGGCAGTTGTTGTTTATGATATCACAA ATGTTAACTCATTCCAGCAAACTACAAAATGGATTGATGATGTCAGAACAGAAAGAGGAAGTGATGTTATCATCATGCTAGTAGGAAATAAAACAGATCTTGCTGACAAGAG gCAAGTATCAattgaggaaggagaaaggaaagccaAAGAGCTGAATGTTATGTTTATTGAAACAAGTGCAAAAGCAGGATACAACGTAAAGCAG CTCTTCCGACGTGTTGCAGCAGCTTTGCCTGGAATGGAAAGCACACaggacagaagcagagaagaCA TGATTGACATAAAACTGGAAAAGCCTCAAGAGCAACCGGTCAGTGAAGGAGGCTGCTCCTGCTAA
- the RAB6A gene encoding ras-related protein Rab-6A isoform X1 has translation MYDSFDNTYQATIGIDFLSKTMYLEDRTIRLQLWDTAGQERFRSLIPSYIRDSAAAVVVYDITNVNSFQQTTKWIDDVRTERGSDVIIMLVGNKTDLADKRQVSIEEGERKAKELNVMFIETSAKAGYNVKQLFRRVAAALPGMESTQDRSREDMIDIKLEKPQEQPVSEGGCSC, from the exons gCAACAATTGGTATTGACTTTCTATCAAAAACAATGTACTTGGAGGATCGAACA ATCAGGCTGCAGCTGTGGGATACTGCGGGTCAGGAACGTTTCCGTAGCCTCATTCCCAGTTACATCCGTGATTCTGCTGCAGCCGTAGTAGTTTACGATATCACAA ATGTTAACTCATTCCAGCAAACTACAAAATGGATTGATGATGTCAGAACAGAAAGAGGAAGTGATGTTATCATCATGCTAGTAGGAAATAAAACAGATCTTGCTGACAAGAG gCAAGTATCAattgaggaaggagaaaggaaagccaAAGAGCTGAATGTTATGTTTATTGAAACAAGTGCAAAAGCAGGATACAACGTAAAGCAG CTCTTCCGACGTGTTGCAGCAGCTTTGCCTGGAATGGAAAGCACACaggacagaagcagagaagaCA TGATTGACATAAAACTGGAAAAGCCTCAAGAGCAACCGGTCAGTGAAGGAGGCTGCTCCTGCTAA